In a genomic window of Geoalkalibacter sp.:
- a CDS encoding putative bifunctional diguanylate cyclase/phosphodiesterase — protein sequence MARQEWQVVDFEGEKARRRHQEAHLEALLHDLELHREKLCRQLLESQQELAASRRVSRAYQIQAGCNHALLQTTSEGDLFAEVCRIIVEKGDFCLAWVGLVEEDERQRIRPVAIHGEHADFLRGLSISWGNRRSGLGPSGQAVRIRRPVVCARIADEPIFAPYREEAARRGLASCISLPLLAEGRCLGVLGIYAREVDIFDAEEERLLLELANQLAFGLLALRMRTERSEALEQVEKLAYFDPLTGLPNRRMFLERLGQTVALARREAQHLALLFLDLDRFKDINDTLGHEGGDQLLKAAAGRLRGCVRQADTVARHGGDEFVIILHTIHGQGQAEVVAKKILTAFAEPFLICNREVYSSTSIGIALSPADGEDVDTLIRHADAAMYTAKAEGRQTYRFFSAEMNRRIQAKLLLEQHLRLAWQRGEIFLHYQPQIDLRSAEIVGVEALLRWDNPVLGQVDPERFIPLAEETGMILPLGEWMLREACRQVRLWHDSGFAGLRLAVNISARQFRQPDFIDLMDDILAESGLDPSCLVLEMTESTVMEKTEEAIMTLTDLKIRGIRLSLDDFGTGYSSLNHLKSFPMDQIKIDRSFLADLDRPYGQAAIIEAMIAMAHSLGLRVVAEGVEEQSHIDFLRVRHCDEAQGFFLARPLLPEKIPSFLRGEPREVKRIFSGEVPT from the coding sequence ATGGCGCGGCAGGAGTGGCAGGTGGTTGATTTCGAGGGCGAGAAGGCACGGCGCCGGCATCAGGAAGCCCATCTGGAAGCGCTGCTCCATGACTTGGAGTTGCACCGCGAAAAACTGTGCCGCCAACTGCTTGAGTCCCAGCAGGAACTGGCGGCCTCGCGGCGCGTCTCGCGGGCCTATCAGATCCAGGCCGGCTGCAATCACGCCCTGTTGCAGACCACCAGCGAGGGGGATCTGTTCGCCGAGGTCTGTCGCATCATCGTGGAAAAGGGCGATTTTTGCCTGGCGTGGGTGGGCCTGGTCGAGGAGGATGAACGCCAGCGCATTCGCCCGGTGGCGATCCATGGCGAGCATGCCGATTTTTTGCGCGGGCTGAGCATCTCCTGGGGCAATCGGCGCAGCGGCCTGGGCCCCAGCGGCCAGGCGGTGCGTATTCGGCGGCCCGTGGTCTGCGCACGCATCGCCGACGAGCCGATCTTCGCGCCTTACCGCGAAGAGGCGGCCCGCCGCGGGCTGGCCTCCTGCATCTCCCTGCCTTTGTTGGCCGAAGGGCGCTGTCTCGGGGTGCTCGGCATCTATGCCCGCGAGGTTGATATTTTTGACGCGGAAGAAGAGCGGCTGCTGCTGGAGCTGGCCAATCAGCTGGCCTTCGGCTTGCTGGCGCTGCGCATGCGCACCGAGCGCAGCGAGGCGCTGGAGCAGGTGGAGAAACTGGCCTATTTCGATCCCTTGACCGGTTTGCCCAACCGCCGCATGTTTCTGGAACGCCTGGGCCAGACCGTGGCTTTGGCCCGCCGCGAAGCGCAGCATCTGGCCCTGTTGTTTCTGGATCTCGATCGCTTCAAGGACATCAACGACACCCTCGGCCATGAGGGCGGCGATCAGTTGCTCAAGGCGGCGGCCGGGCGGCTGCGCGGTTGCGTGCGCCAGGCCGATACGGTGGCGCGTCACGGGGGCGATGAGTTCGTCATCATCCTGCATACCATCCACGGTCAGGGGCAGGCCGAGGTCGTGGCGAAGAAAATCCTGACCGCCTTTGCCGAGCCTTTTCTGATCTGCAACCGCGAAGTCTACAGCAGCACCAGCATCGGCATCGCTCTGAGTCCCGCCGACGGCGAGGATGTCGACACGCTGATTCGTCATGCCGACGCGGCCATGTACACCGCCAAGGCCGAAGGGCGACAGACCTACCGATTCTTCTCGGCCGAAATGAACCGCCGCATCCAGGCCAAGCTACTACTGGAGCAGCATCTGCGACTGGCCTGGCAGCGGGGTGAAATTTTTCTCCACTACCAGCCGCAGATCGATCTGCGCAGCGCCGAGATCGTCGGCGTCGAGGCCCTTTTGCGCTGGGACAATCCAGTTCTGGGGCAGGTCGACCCCGAGCGGTTCATCCCCTTGGCCGAGGAAACCGGGATGATTCTGCCCCTGGGAGAATGGATGCTGCGCGAGGCCTGCCGTCAGGTGCGCCTCTGGCACGATTCAGGCTTTGCCGGTTTGCGGCTGGCGGTGAACATTTCGGCGCGCCAGTTTCGCCAGCCCGATTTTATCGATCTGATGGATGACATCCTTGCCGAAAGCGGTCTGGATCCCTCGTGCCTGGTGCTGGAAATGACCGAGAGCACCGTCATGGAGAAGACCGAGGAAGCCATCATGACCCTCACCGATTTGAAGATCCGCGGCATCCGTCTTTCCCTGGATGATTTCGGTACGGGCTATTCCAGCCTCAATCATCTCAAATCCTTTCCCATGGATCAGATCAAGATCGATCGTTCTTTTCTTGCCGATCTTGATCGTCCTTATGGACAGGCGGCGATCATCGAGGCGATGATCGCCATGGCCCACAGTCTTGGCCTGCGCGTGGTGGCCGAAGGCGTGGAGGAACAATCGCACATTGATTTTCTCAGGGTGCGCCACTGCGACGAGGCGCAAGGGTTTTTTCTCGCCCGGCCGCTGCTGCCGGAAAAAATCCCCTCCTTCTTGCGGGGGGAGCCGCGCGAGGTGAAAAGAATCTTTTCCGGGGAAGTCCCAACGTGA
- the mnmH gene encoding tRNA 2-selenouridine(34) synthase MnmH gives MDDLLIDLDAALALRERGALFVDVRSPAEFAEASIPGALNLPLFDNEERARVGLVYKQQGASAARLLAVELVAPRIPGMVHAVLAELGERRRPVVVFCWRGGERSRALATFLRLAGITAQQLRGGHKAFRRHVQDFFTAPRWGRLFVLRGLTGVGKTRFLHLLRDRGHAVIDLEALAGHRGSAFGALGLAPQPGQKQFEALLWDELRKIPTDGWALAEGESRHIGKCLLPPSVYQSLQQETSLWLEASLETRVARILRDYPASSTHRDLFRAPIASLRRRLGNEAVQRLLGLLDGEDWPGLTRELMVLYYDPLYRHTLPARRVEINVDDEGRGLARIEEALAACLARKACVWAPLA, from the coding sequence ATGGACGATTTGCTCATCGATCTGGATGCGGCCCTGGCCCTGCGCGAGCGCGGCGCGCTTTTCGTCGATGTGCGCAGCCCGGCCGAATTCGCCGAGGCCAGCATTCCCGGTGCTCTGAACCTGCCTTTGTTCGACAACGAGGAGCGCGCCCGCGTCGGCCTGGTGTACAAACAGCAGGGGGCGAGCGCGGCGCGTCTGCTGGCGGTTGAACTGGTGGCGCCGCGTATTCCGGGCATGGTGCATGCGGTCCTGGCCGAACTGGGCGAACGCCGCCGTCCGGTGGTGGTGTTCTGCTGGCGCGGCGGCGAGCGCAGCCGCGCCCTGGCCACGTTCCTGCGCCTGGCGGGCATCACCGCCCAGCAGCTGCGCGGCGGTCACAAGGCATTTCGCCGGCATGTGCAGGACTTTTTCACCGCGCCGCGCTGGGGGCGACTGTTTGTCCTGCGCGGGCTGACCGGGGTGGGCAAGACGCGCTTTTTGCACTTGTTGCGCGATCGGGGCCATGCGGTCATCGATCTGGAAGCCCTGGCCGGTCATCGCGGCAGTGCCTTCGGCGCCCTGGGCCTTGCCCCCCAACCGGGGCAGAAGCAGTTCGAAGCGCTGCTCTGGGACGAACTGCGGAAAATTCCCACCGACGGCTGGGCCCTGGCCGAGGGTGAAAGTCGTCACATCGGCAAGTGTCTGCTGCCGCCGAGTGTCTATCAATCCCTGCAACAAGAAACCTCCCTGTGGCTCGAGGCTTCCCTGGAAACCCGGGTCGCGCGGATTTTGCGCGATTATCCCGCAAGCTCCACGCATCGCGACCTGTTTCGCGCGCCCATCGCCAGTCTGCGGCGGCGCCTGGGCAACGAAGCGGTGCAGCGCCTGTTGGGCCTGCTCGACGGCGAGGACTGGCCAGGGTTGACGCGCGAGCTGATGGTGCTCTATTACGACCCCCTCTACCGCCATACCCTGCCGGCGCGGCGCGTCGAGATCAATGTCGACGACGAGGGGCGAGGTTTGGCGCGCATCGAGGAGGCGCTTGCCGCCTGCCTCGCCCGAAAAGCCTGCGTCTGGGCGCCGCTTGCCTGA
- the nifV gene encoding homocitrate synthase — protein sequence MAFHDSQQLADQPIVIDDTTLRDGEQTAGVVFSLDEKIAIARMLDAIGVGELECGIPAMGEEERRSVRALVDLGLKARLITWNRAVIGDIQASLDCGVRAVDISLSVSDIHIANKLRKSRDWVKDQLKRALDFCNRHDLDVCVGGEDSSRADLDFLVELMRIAKERGAERFRFCDTLGILDPFATYEKIRYLRTRVDLDLEVHTHNDLGMATANAIAGIKAGARFVNTTVNGLGERAGNAALEEVVMGLKYACGLDLGIDTRRFVEISRFVGRASRRPVPEWKAVVGERVFSHESGLHADGVLKNPKNYEGFDPAEVGLGRHLVLGKHSGSQALVHRLKELGIELNRVEAVAMLDRVRSISQRNKRPLTDGELLTLARRYGQVA from the coding sequence ATGGCGTTTCATGATTCGCAGCAACTCGCCGACCAGCCCATCGTGATCGACGACACCACCCTGCGCGACGGCGAGCAGACCGCCGGGGTGGTGTTCTCCCTGGACGAAAAGATCGCCATCGCCCGCATGCTCGACGCCATCGGCGTGGGAGAGCTCGAATGCGGCATTCCCGCCATGGGCGAGGAGGAGCGGCGCAGCGTGCGCGCCCTGGTCGATCTGGGGCTCAAAGCGCGCCTGATCACCTGGAACCGCGCGGTGATCGGTGATATTCAGGCCTCTCTGGATTGCGGGGTGCGGGCGGTGGACATCAGCCTGTCGGTCTCGGATATCCATATCGCCAACAAACTGCGCAAGAGCCGCGACTGGGTGAAGGATCAGCTCAAGCGGGCGCTGGATTTCTGCAACCGCCACGATCTCGATGTGTGCGTCGGCGGCGAGGATTCAAGCCGCGCCGATCTCGATTTTCTCGTGGAACTGATGCGGATTGCCAAGGAGCGGGGCGCCGAGCGTTTTCGCTTCTGCGACACCCTGGGGATTCTCGATCCCTTCGCCACCTACGAGAAAATCCGCTACCTGCGGACGCGGGTCGATCTGGACCTGGAAGTGCACACCCACAACGATCTGGGCATGGCCACCGCCAACGCCATCGCCGGGATCAAGGCGGGGGCGCGCTTCGTCAACACCACGGTCAACGGCCTCGGCGAGCGTGCCGGCAACGCCGCCCTGGAAGAGGTGGTCATGGGCCTCAAATATGCCTGTGGTCTGGATCTGGGCATCGATACGCGCCGCTTCGTGGAGATTTCGCGTTTCGTCGGTCGCGCCAGCCGTCGCCCCGTACCCGAATGGAAGGCGGTGGTGGGCGAGCGGGTGTTTTCCCACGAATCGGGCCTGCATGCCGACGGCGTGCTGAAAAATCCGAAGAATTACGAAGGATTCGATCCGGCCGAAGTGGGCCTGGGGCGCCACCTGGTGCTGGGCAAGCATTCGGGCAGCCAGGCCTTGGTGCATCGGCTCAAGGAATTGGGCATCGAACTCAATCGCGTCGAGGCCGTGGCAATGCTCGATCGGGTGCGCAGTATTTCCCAGCGCAACAAGCGCCCCCTGACCGACGGCGAGTTGCTTACCCTGGCAAGGCGTTACGGACAGGTGGCGTAA
- a CDS encoding putative bifunctional diguanylate cyclase/phosphodiesterase, which produces MKNRLQFLLLLVAAVLGLNLFLFATSRVFLLDVEEPSVEQAIEQHRRGVNYFLGWNLVVSVPATLFFFLAMDRLALARRREEEGEARFRTLMERMNDAYFLVAPDGRLLDFNERACGLLGHERRELARKRWPELLPSPCRESGCQGMAGDFTGLAAVHSCQLLAADGRYLPVEINAGCIEENGRRLVFYLVRDIRERQDAENRLRQSEQRFRSVFENAALGMCTLSPEGEILQANREACRIIGYAEDELRGMRVQDLTHPDDLELTRRHYEQGLKKGAHFSYQKRYVRKDGGIVWGHASVAWVTDGAGRPEFGIGLLQDLTARRAAEDRAEQLANFDPLTGLPNRGLFQQRLGAELEQSVEEDGRALAVMYIDLDRFKRINDTVGYGAGDAILQQVAQRLLGVLRSGETAARLGGDKFALLLNGLTEPEEVGRFAQDVLGELTQPYDFEGVPYALSASVGIAMAPMDGADVESLLKSAEIAMYQVKESGRNGYQFYSIEIHARAVYGQMLETYLMQALERDELELHYQPQLSLEGGRLVGMEALMRWESPALGKIPPDKFIPLAEESDLILRLGEWALRTACRQAGLWQAAGFPELRMAVNVSGRQFRRPDFAEQVSAILQETGLAPQCLELELTESCLVDNPQEVRKILHRLRTLGVHVAVDDFGTGYSSLSYLKLFPLNRIKIDRSFVRDVDSDADDAAIVSAIIAMAHSLGMEVIAEGVETENHLEFLRQRRCNEVQGYYYSKPLPVADVAAFLDQCREARGELRAG; this is translated from the coding sequence ATGAAAAATCGCCTTCAATTTTTGCTTCTTCTGGTCGCCGCGGTTCTCGGGCTTAATCTGTTTTTGTTCGCGACCTCACGGGTCTTTCTGCTGGATGTCGAGGAGCCTTCCGTCGAGCAGGCGATCGAGCAGCATCGGCGTGGCGTCAACTATTTTCTCGGCTGGAATCTGGTCGTCAGCGTCCCGGCGACGCTGTTCTTTTTTCTCGCCATGGATCGCCTGGCCCTGGCGCGGCGCCGGGAAGAAGAAGGCGAGGCGCGTTTTCGCACCCTGATGGAGCGGATGAACGATGCCTATTTCCTGGTGGCGCCCGACGGCCGACTGCTTGATTTCAACGAACGTGCCTGTGGCTTGCTGGGTCATGAGCGCCGGGAGCTTGCCCGCAAACGCTGGCCCGAGCTGCTGCCGAGCCCCTGCCGGGAGAGCGGCTGCCAGGGCATGGCGGGAGATTTCACCGGCCTGGCCGCGGTCCATTCCTGCCAATTGCTGGCGGCCGACGGACGCTATCTGCCGGTGGAGATCAACGCCGGATGCATCGAGGAGAATGGGCGGCGGCTGGTGTTTTACCTGGTGCGCGACATCCGCGAGCGCCAGGACGCGGAAAACCGTTTGCGGCAAAGCGAGCAGCGGTTTCGCTCGGTTTTCGAGAACGCGGCCCTCGGCATGTGCACCCTGTCGCCCGAGGGCGAAATTCTCCAGGCCAACCGCGAAGCCTGCCGCATCATCGGCTATGCCGAGGACGAACTGCGGGGCATGCGGGTGCAGGATCTGACCCACCCGGACGATCTGGAGCTGACACGCCGCCATTACGAGCAAGGGCTGAAAAAGGGCGCGCATTTCAGTTACCAGAAACGCTATGTGCGCAAGGACGGCGGCATTGTCTGGGGCCATGCCTCGGTGGCCTGGGTGACCGATGGAGCGGGGCGGCCGGAATTCGGCATCGGCCTGCTCCAGGACCTGACGGCGCGTCGCGCCGCCGAGGATCGCGCCGAGCAACTGGCGAATTTCGATCCGCTCACCGGCCTGCCCAACCGGGGCCTGTTCCAGCAGCGGCTGGGCGCGGAGTTGGAGCAATCCGTCGAGGAGGATGGCCGGGCCCTGGCCGTCATGTACATCGATCTCGACCGCTTCAAGCGCATCAACGACACGGTGGGCTACGGGGCCGGCGACGCCATCTTGCAGCAGGTCGCGCAGCGCTTGCTGGGGGTGCTCAGAAGCGGGGAGACGGCGGCGCGCCTGGGCGGCGACAAGTTCGCCCTGCTCCTGAACGGGCTGACCGAGCCCGAGGAGGTCGGGCGCTTTGCCCAGGATGTCCTTGGCGAACTGACTCAGCCCTATGATTTCGAGGGGGTTCCCTACGCGCTGAGCGCCAGCGTCGGCATCGCCATGGCCCCCATGGACGGGGCGGATGTGGAGAGCCTGCTGAAAAGCGCCGAGATCGCCATGTATCAGGTCAAGGAATCCGGACGCAACGGGTATCAGTTCTATTCCATCGAAATCCATGCCCGGGCGGTTTACGGCCAGATGCTGGAAACCTATCTGATGCAGGCCCTGGAGCGCGATGAGCTCGAACTGCACTATCAACCGCAGCTGTCCCTCGAAGGCGGACGGCTGGTCGGCATGGAGGCTCTGATGCGCTGGGAGAGCCCGGCGCTGGGCAAGATACCTCCCGACAAATTCATTCCCCTGGCCGAGGAGAGCGACCTGATCCTGCGCCTGGGCGAATGGGCCCTGCGCACCGCCTGCCGGCAGGCCGGGCTGTGGCAGGCGGCGGGCTTTCCCGAACTGCGCATGGCGGTGAATGTGTCCGGCCGTCAGTTTCGCCGGCCCGATTTCGCGGAACAGGTTTCCGCGATCCTGCAAGAAACGGGATTGGCGCCTCAGTGCCTGGAGCTTGAGCTGACGGAGAGTTGCCTGGTGGATAACCCCCAGGAGGTGCGCAAGATTCTGCATCGCCTGCGCACCCTCGGCGTGCATGTCGCCGTCGACGATTTCGGCACCGGCTATTCGTCCCTGAGCTACCTGAAGCTCTTCCCCCTCAATCGCATCAAGATCGATCGCTCCTTCGTGCGCGATGTCGACAGCGATGCCGACGATGCCGCCATCGTTTCGGCCATCATCGCCATGGCCCATTCCCTGGGCATGGAAGTGATCGCCGAAGGCGTCGAAACCGAGAACCATCTCGAATTTCTCCGGCAGCGCCGCTGCAATGAGGTCCAAGGCTACTATTACAGCAAGCCCCTGCCCGTCGCGGACGTGGCGGCGTTCCTCGATCAGTGCCGGGAGGCTCGCGGGGAACTCCGCGCGGGTTGA
- a CDS encoding bacteriohemerythrin, with amino-acid sequence MKDMRLGVKLVGGFVLVGLIVLAVGWVGVRGLTGLGDNVHEIGEVKLPAVQHLYTIKETAQGSTIVHRSLLNAGLTLAEREALYEENQRTRGVIRAAREAYEQLPRGAAERDLYERLQAAWKQRAEAVDQYVDLSRSLDATGILDPVALRADLEKFRGDHYRAAVLAQDLIHAGANFEGGHDPTLCAFGRWLPDFHTANPRLQELLQQVRGVHDGFHQAVGRIKMFAGSGNQAQAQSVYREAMMPAVEKTLAVFDEMLKVANASVAIQQQMNAQLLGPVQEHSARTYALLDELIDLTSAQARTAVVAAEAQVRRATLLVLGGMATGLILALGLGLLLTRSITKPLGQALSMIEDLAAGRLGRRLNMRRRDEVGRMAQAMDGFAENLESEVLEAFQRLADGDFTFEAKGLIREPLAQTNRSLNALVGELQQVANQIAGAGSEVADASQSLSQGATEQASSLEEISASMHQIVAQTRQSAENAGQADRLSSAAQSAAEEGAHKMQSMTQAMAEISLAGESISKIIKTIEEIAFQTNLLALNAAVEAARAGQHGKGFAVVAEEVRNLAARSAKAAQETAELIDGTVEKTARGTQIAQETAKAFDTIVEGVRKVSDLVGEIAAAVNEQAEGIGQVNMGLSQIDQVTQQNTANAEESAAAAEELSSQALQLKQMLGRFRLSGGSPVARPMNMTPPRSSAPPARQAALPPAAPAGSGGAVLMRWSDDLSVGIAHIDRQHQKLVEMVNQMFAAMKSGQGDAMLGDILAQLVDYTQKHFFEEERLMKSHQFPDFEEHKAAHAHLVGQVADFQQKFKAGKVSVSSDLFNFLKGWLINHIQGTDKNYGPFLNQRGVY; translated from the coding sequence ATGAAGGATATGCGTTTGGGCGTCAAGTTGGTGGGCGGATTTGTCTTGGTCGGGTTGATTGTCTTGGCCGTGGGCTGGGTGGGGGTCAGGGGCCTCACCGGGCTGGGCGACAATGTGCATGAGATCGGCGAGGTAAAGTTACCCGCCGTGCAGCATCTCTATACCATCAAGGAAACGGCGCAAGGTTCGACCATCGTGCATCGTTCCCTGCTCAATGCCGGCTTGACCTTGGCCGAACGCGAGGCGCTTTACGAAGAAAACCAGCGCACCCGCGGGGTGATCCGCGCCGCGCGCGAAGCCTATGAGCAATTGCCGCGCGGCGCCGCGGAGCGTGATCTTTACGAGCGGCTGCAAGCCGCCTGGAAGCAGCGCGCCGAGGCGGTGGATCAGTACGTGGATCTTTCCCGCAGCCTGGATGCCACGGGCATCCTCGATCCCGTGGCCTTGCGGGCGGATCTGGAGAAGTTTCGCGGCGATCACTATCGAGCCGCGGTGTTGGCCCAGGATCTGATCCATGCCGGCGCGAATTTCGAGGGCGGGCATGACCCGACCCTGTGTGCTTTTGGCCGCTGGCTGCCCGATTTCCATACGGCCAATCCTCGGCTGCAGGAACTGCTGCAGCAGGTGCGCGGGGTGCATGACGGTTTTCATCAGGCCGTGGGCCGGATCAAGATGTTTGCCGGCTCCGGCAACCAGGCCCAGGCCCAGTCCGTCTATCGCGAGGCGATGATGCCGGCGGTCGAGAAAACCCTGGCGGTGTTTGACGAAATGCTCAAAGTGGCCAATGCGTCCGTCGCCATCCAGCAGCAAATGAACGCGCAGCTTCTCGGGCCGGTGCAGGAACATAGCGCGCGCACCTATGCGTTGCTCGACGAACTGATCGACTTGACCTCGGCGCAAGCCCGGACGGCCGTTGTCGCCGCCGAGGCGCAAGTCCGCCGCGCGACCCTTCTGGTCCTCGGCGGCATGGCCACGGGCTTGATCCTGGCTCTGGGTCTGGGACTGCTGCTCACCCGAAGCATCACCAAGCCCCTGGGTCAGGCCCTGTCCATGATCGAGGATCTCGCCGCGGGGCGTCTTGGTCGTCGCCTGAACATGCGGCGTCGGGACGAAGTGGGCCGCATGGCCCAGGCCATGGACGGCTTCGCCGAGAATCTGGAATCCGAAGTTCTCGAAGCGTTCCAGCGCCTGGCCGACGGCGATTTCACCTTCGAGGCCAAGGGGCTGATCCGCGAGCCCCTGGCGCAGACCAACCGCAGCCTCAACGCGCTGGTCGGCGAACTGCAGCAGGTCGCCAACCAGATCGCCGGCGCGGGCTCCGAGGTCGCCGATGCCAGCCAGTCCCTCTCCCAGGGGGCGACGGAGCAGGCCAGTTCTCTGGAGGAAATTTCCGCCTCCATGCATCAGATAGTGGCGCAGACCCGGCAGAGCGCCGAGAACGCCGGGCAGGCCGACCGGCTCTCCAGCGCCGCGCAGAGCGCCGCCGAGGAGGGCGCGCACAAGATGCAGAGCATGACTCAGGCCATGGCGGAGATTTCCTTGGCCGGTGAGAGCATCTCCAAGATCATCAAGACCATCGAGGAAATCGCCTTCCAGACCAACCTCTTGGCATTGAACGCGGCCGTCGAGGCGGCGCGCGCCGGGCAGCACGGCAAGGGGTTCGCGGTGGTCGCCGAGGAGGTGCGCAATCTGGCGGCGCGCAGCGCCAAGGCGGCCCAGGAAACCGCCGAACTCATCGACGGTACGGTGGAGAAGACCGCGCGCGGCACGCAGATCGCCCAGGAAACCGCCAAGGCCTTCGACACCATCGTCGAGGGGGTGCGAAAAGTCTCCGATCTGGTGGGCGAGATCGCGGCGGCGGTCAACGAACAGGCCGAGGGCATCGGCCAGGTCAACATGGGGCTCTCCCAGATCGATCAGGTGACCCAGCAGAACACCGCCAATGCCGAAGAGAGCGCGGCGGCCGCCGAGGAGCTTTCCTCCCAGGCCCTGCAGCTCAAGCAGATGCTCGGGCGCTTTCGCCTGAGCGGCGGGTCGCCGGTCGCGCGCCCGATGAATATGACTCCGCCGCGTTCGTCGGCACCTCCCGCGCGTCAGGCCGCGCTGCCTCCCGCGGCGCCCGCCGGCTCCGGCGGCGCGGTGCTCATGCGCTGGAGCGATGATCTGAGCGTGGGCATCGCGCACATCGACCGTCAGCATCAGAAACTGGTGGAGATGGTCAACCAGATGTTCGCGGCGATGAAAAGCGGCCAGGGCGATGCGATGCTGGGCGATATCCTGGCGCAACTGGTCGACTACACCCAGAAGCACTTCTTCGAGGAAGAGCGGCTGATGAAATCCCATCAGTTCCCCGACTTCGAGGAGCACAAGGCGGCGCATGCCCATCTGGTCGGGCAGGTCGCGGATTTCCAGCAGAAATTCAAGGCCGGCAAGGTTTCGGTCTCGAGCGATTTGTTCAACTTCCTCAAGGGTTGGCTGATCAACCACATTCAGGGCACGGACAAGAACTACGGTCCCTTCCTCAATCAGCGCGGGGTGTACTGA
- a CDS encoding type 1 glutamine amidotransferase, whose amino-acid sequence MILVVENAAECPSGLYGELLETWGMPHALWRPHAEEAAPPLEAVRGVLVLGGPMGVHDEGEHPFLRTEKDFLRDLLRRDIPCFGICLGGQLLAEVLGAPVYSRRCGEQGCNLIQLTQAGRRDPLFSGLGDPFLTYHWHNDSFAIPAGAQHLAFTEVCAGQAFRWGRAWGVQFHPEVDAAIVADWLRQAQADDAPLLAFRRQEMQLRRVGTRLLRNFLQITGSAPSIP is encoded by the coding sequence ATGATTCTCGTCGTCGAAAATGCCGCCGAGTGCCCGAGCGGGCTTTATGGCGAATTGCTGGAGACCTGGGGGATGCCCCACGCCCTCTGGCGTCCCCATGCCGAGGAAGCGGCGCCGCCCTTGGAGGCGGTGCGCGGGGTGCTGGTTCTCGGCGGGCCTATGGGGGTGCACGACGAGGGGGAGCATCCCTTCCTGCGCACCGAAAAAGACTTTCTCCGCGATCTTCTGCGTCGGGACATTCCTTGTTTCGGCATCTGCCTCGGCGGGCAGCTGCTCGCCGAGGTGCTGGGCGCGCCGGTTTATTCCCGACGCTGCGGCGAGCAGGGCTGCAACCTGATTCAACTGACGCAGGCCGGGCGCAGGGATCCCTTGTTCAGCGGCCTCGGCGATCCCTTTCTCACCTATCACTGGCACAACGACAGCTTCGCGATTCCCGCCGGTGCACAGCATCTGGCCTTTACCGAAGTCTGCGCGGGGCAGGCCTTTCGCTGGGGCAGGGCCTGGGGCGTGCAGTTTCACCCCGAGGTCGACGCCGCCATCGTCGCGGACTGGCTGCGGCAGGCCCAGGCCGACGACGCGCCGCTGCTCGCCTTTCGTCGCCAAGAGATGCAACTGCGCAGGGTCGGCACGCGGTTGCTGCGCAATTTTCTGCAAATCACCGGATCGGCTCCGTCAATTCCCTGA
- a CDS encoding radical SAM protein, with protein sequence MSKACPMMAMKKQSEHPCFGGDHGKAGRVHLPVAPGCNIKCGFCERKFDCANESRPGVTSRVLKPAEALERVRLLLRHPRVGDKLRVVGIAGPGDPLANERTFETFRLVKQAYPDMMLCLSTNGLLLPERMEDIAALDVHSLTVTINALTPETGAKVYEWVRHQGAVLRGEEGAALLLEKQLAGVEAAAARGLLVKVNHVYIPGVNDHETLDLAVKVRNLGATMMNIIPVIPIGLFKDVVPPSDAVMEMVRNQAELILSQARHCRQCRADAAGLVGQDIDLAELHAQAG encoded by the coding sequence ATGAGCAAAGCCTGCCCGATGATGGCCATGAAAAAACAAAGTGAGCACCCCTGCTTCGGCGGCGACCATGGCAAGGCCGGGCGCGTGCATCTGCCCGTGGCGCCGGGATGCAACATCAAGTGCGGCTTCTGCGAGCGCAAGTTCGACTGCGCCAACGAAAGCCGCCCGGGCGTGACCAGCCGCGTGCTCAAGCCCGCCGAGGCCCTGGAGCGGGTGCGCCTGCTGCTACGCCACCCCCGGGTCGGCGACAAGTTGCGCGTGGTGGGCATCGCCGGACCCGGCGACCCCCTGGCCAACGAGCGCACCTTCGAGACCTTTCGCCTGGTGAAACAGGCCTATCCCGACATGATGCTGTGCCTGTCCACCAACGGGCTGCTGCTGCCAGAGCGCATGGAGGACATCGCCGCTCTCGACGTCCACAGCCTCACCGTCACCATCAACGCCCTGACCCCCGAGACCGGCGCCAAGGTTTATGAATGGGTGCGCCATCAGGGCGCGGTGCTGCGTGGGGAAGAGGGCGCCGCGCTGTTGCTGGAAAAGCAGCTCGCGGGGGTCGAGGCGGCCGCCGCGCGCGGTCTGCTGGTCAAGGTCAATCACGTCTACATTCCCGGCGTCAACGACCACGAAACCCTTGATCTGGCTGTCAAGGTGCGCAATCTCGGCGCGACCATGATGAATATCATCCCGGTCATTCCCATCGGCCTGTTCAAGGATGTCGTGCCGCCCTCCGACGCCGTCATGGAGATGGTGCGCAACCAGGCCGAACTCATCTTGTCCCAGGCGCGCCACTGCCGCCAGTGCCGGGCGGATGCCGCCGGGCTGGTGGGGCAGGACATCGATCTGGCCGAGTTGCATGCCCAGGCGGGCTAG